A window of Phaseolus vulgaris cultivar G19833 chromosome 4, P. vulgaris v2.0, whole genome shotgun sequence genomic DNA:
CTCATATGTTTATAGGTAGATAGATAAAACAAATGCATAGTTACTTCAATTAATTTAGCAAGAAAATTTTGTTGTAAACTTGCCCTCTAATTCAAACCATCTCTAAGAACATACTTGAAGTGATAGTGATAGTACTAGATTCTTCTTAATTGTACTATAATTATGATTAAGTCGGTTTAACATAGCTAATTAATTAGGTCATGGCTCTTTGCTTTTCTAATGATTAGACACTTGAGATTTGGTAAATGGTTCAAAATCTTCTTGATGTTACCTCAATGTGCCTATCATCCAATTTTCTTTTCTAGAAAAACtttcttaaatttgtttttattactaTAAAAAACCATTTCActacaaataaattattaaataaaaattaaaaaaattattagatactattttagaaattaaaaaaaaaaattaatttataaattaatttttattattgataaataaattataaattgatatctaattaattattaagattTTCACTGtgaactttaaaatctaaataattagtatttaaaacatgataattaattagatattattttagaaactaataattttttaatttttaaaataatatctaatttaaacaatattaactaattattctcagtttttaaaaatattttttatttaataattttttattattttgtgtgtTGGAtactaagatttttttttaggaaaaaatgaaaatttattatcCTTGATTGAGAGTTAAAAGAGGTGAAGTATACCTACCAAGCAATTTAAGTCATCATTACCCTCGATTTTTCCATTACTATGCAAATCTTGAATCTAGTAATACAAGTCAAAAACACTATTAACTAAGAggtataagaaaaaatattttatttgcttttaatGATCTCAAGTAATGTTATTGGTTGCCTCAATAATCCATGTGATGGAAATCTTGTTGTTTTGGAGTTGTTTATCAAACATAGACCCTAAGAAAACGTTCATCTCAACTTACtactactaataataatatatgaacCGACCAATCACTTACTTAACCTGCTTCATTACACTCAAATCATTTTTTCATCACTAATTAACTAATCAGAGATTGAAATCTCATTTTTGTGCTATACTTCTCTTGGTTTTCTTAAGAGATAAGACAAATTGAAGACCCTATTTCATATGTAAGCTTACCTAAACATTGATTATGGCCACAATTATTTTAATCCGTAAAATGAATGTCACAAACTATTAAGTTTCACTTTTTATTCGATTAAAGAATGTGTTACTATTGATTTTGCTAACCAAGACTATAgtgttagataaaaaaataatagtatataTTATAAAGGAGatgttaaaagttaaaattggaattttaatatttttgaaataagttTTTGGTGAAATATCGGAAAATCTCGATTCTTATATTAATATGCATGAGATAATTACAAAGAGTTGTGTTTTAGAATGAATAATTTGACACATGGCTTAGGAGTTGAGattaatgataatttaaatatatatttatttcttaagGTTTTGAGGTGCTTCTGGGACAAAATCATGACGAAACTTTGAACTCTAAAACAGATAATATCTTGGATATGATGATTGACCATAATGATGTTATCTCAATGAACTTGAGGTCGGAATATTGACATTATTCTAAAGATAAATTCTCGTTCCATTAATCCTGGTTTGGAGAGTTTATTCCGGTATGTTCAATATATAATCTCACATCCCTTATAAGTTGAAATCAatagtaatttaaatatattttacctTATTAACCCttcaatatgttttttaaaGACAAATTCGTGACGAAACTCTAAAATTCAAAACGAATAATACCTTGAGTGTGGCAACCCAATAATATTATCTCAACAAACTTAAAATcgaaacaaattatttattaattatatttttttttactttgaattGAAAAAATGTCTCAAGTGtgttaaggaaaaaaaatacttaagaGATTAATATCAATTAATATCTTAATTTACTATTGTTTAATATTCACATATTacatatcactacaagaaaatcacgaaataaaaaccaatttgtaaaaaccaaaataattagttgcaatagtaactaaattagagactattttagaaactaaaaagaaatttggtttctaaattagtttctattattgttaaatagtctctaaattagtatctaattagcaaccaaggtttttgctaccaaatttataaactaaataattggcagttaaaactttagttgctaattagataccaatttagaaactatttaacaataatagaaaataatagaaactaatttagaaaccaattttttttttagtttcgaaaatggtctctattttagttactattgtaactaattattttggtctctaaaaattgatttttatttcatattttttttttagtgtatatgCTCTTTACATGACAATGTTTGCACTTAGGCAAaatgaaattttcttttaaGCATTAGATATGTTGAACTATGTTTAAATAGTTTggaaacatttttaaaattggtagttaaaaacttgttaactaattagataccaatttaaaaactagtttatagatttagaaactactttagatatcaataattttttagtctctaaaatagtatttaatttaattagtatagtgattaataattttttatctctaaaattgatttatatttaataaatttatagtaGTGTGGAAAATAAAGTAATGAATTAAatcatatatgtatatataaagtTATAGATAAGTAGGGCCAGAAGTACATACTGAATTGGGAAGTACCCTTAAGCAAAGGGCAACATAAATACTGGAAATAAAAGAagattgataaaatatttaaatgcaTGCACGTCAAACTCAAGATAAAGTCATTCACCAATAATGTTACTTATTTCATTGACCAAAGATTTAAATGCTTTGTACCTATTCACATTTAACAAAATCCTCTTTAATTCTTGTATTAAGTTTTAAGAAAAGACAATTTAGAAATAATAAAACCAAATACtactaatttttttcaattaatataatttagttttttaaacCTATATTTGAGAGTGGAAGAAGTACAAAATAACCCTTTTCTATATATGTcttattttacattaaatacaaataaagtatataagaaaattattaaataagttttattattaataaaatttataaattggtatctaattaaatataaaggttttacttattaattttagaatctaaagtaattgataactaaaatattgatagttaattagataccaatttaaaaactatttaaattttattaataataaaaattaagttagatatcaataattttttaatctttaaaataatatctaatttaatcaatataataacttatttttaatttttaaaattgatttctatctaatgattttattatatatcGATAGTCTTGTTGATCACCTATATTTAATTAGAAATTtgtaagactatttttccttgatattaagttttaagaaaggttatttaaacaaatattttgcaTGTAGAATTAGTATAATTAAATGTTACCAACTAACTTTCTTTAAgtgtagatttttttttgagTATTAATCAATATTCTTGaattaaaatatactaattAAAAAGTAAAGAACATTGATAATGTAAATTAGTCTGAGtcttaacttttatttatttttatatgtataatataCTCGAAAGGAACATATAAGTTCTCACATAACAaggtaataattattttttgaaaacatAACAAAAGTTTTGTGCATCTACAAATTTATAGGAGACAGTGTGCGTAGGAACAGAAGAAAGAGTGTTGATATAATAAAAAGCCTCTCATTCTTCCCTCTTTTCAAAAATATCCCAACATTCCACTGTATATCAACTCAACATCTTCCACTTTTATGTGCTACATGcaaattttctaatattttatcgGTTTTGTCCACATAAGTGTATCGATGAGTTGAGAGaggaataaatatataaattgtctTTGGTTTCGTTTGAGGAATGTAAGACTATATTGACATACGAGAATAcatcaaattaattaaaaaattcctAACTTGATAATtaacaatttattattaaaaaaataaattttaagtgtaatttaattttggatattttttttttaaaaatagactTCCAAATGACtttcatattaaattaaaaagtggTTATACAGTGCACTGATACATTTAGCTGAAATGATATTGGTTAGACAAAATTTATTGGTAGTATAGATTTAGAAATATGAAAATGTTATATTACTGGATGTATAtaaaatttttatgtttttattatggTCTATTTGCAGTTTGGTATTGACCAACTGTAAAAATAAAAGAGGTTTAAATGCATAAAGGTTGAAACATtcctgaaatattttttattcaatttatttattattaaaaaaagttaaaaaataaactttaagactaactcaaccttacaaaactgacttataaaataaagtttacattcccttatatattataaaatatttttatttttagttaatattaaatCTCAAACCATGATTATAAAATGGaaaattagggttcatcaaaatgATTTATATTATAGAAATCCTTTCATTACTATATACATTATGAGAAAAGTGaagtatttttaataattatcattTCAACATTTTACTAATTACTAATATCCATTCTCCACTTTTGTTGGTTTGAAAATCACTTTGGTATATAACCACGAATCATCTTCCGACacaaataaaacttcaaaagtTTAAATTAACCTAATTATCCAATGAGGTGCATTTTTGTGTAGGTTCACCCcaagattattattatgaaatcacgaattttcattggatatgagaaataaaaaagttgAAGTAAACATAGGTAGCTCCATATTAGTCAATAATGAAGCATACATATCTACTTAGACCTAAAAAGATGTTTCTTCTTTTATAACctaaaaacattatttaatgTAAGAATGACTGGTGGTGATGTAGCCAAGTAGTGTTTTGAAGTTTTGTTGGAGGTTATGGTTCTACAACAACATTTAATATTACGTGAAGTGGGTAAGATAGATTAATATATTCAAAAGAATGAACTCTCAACAATCAAATTTGCAACATCATTTCTTGTTTGGGCAAGTAATGGATCACACTTTGCCTAAATGAGAGGACCAATCATGCacattattaacaataaaatatgAGAGATCATCACTACCATTATAGATATGTGGGGTAAGTAGATTCCTCTTTTATAATCTCACTTAGCTATCATGCAAATACTACCATCTCATTCATATTCTTCCTATCAATCAAATTTCAAAAACCAAATTAGGAATAAGGAAGCCATTCAACTTCATCTTTCCCAACTTTgcattttcatatatatatatatatatatatatatatatatatatatatatatatatatacacactagGCCGAGAGGTTGAAATGTCGAAAAGTTATATACCCAAAACactgaaaatatatttagtaaTTATAAGGTGTAAAAAGTTAAAGTTCAATCAAGTTAAGGCCCAACAACGAGCAGTATAAATAGGTGATCTGTTTAACAGGTAAGTATGATGTTTTCTATTTGAGAATTAAGCAAACTGATTCTGACTTTATCATTGGAACCTCTTGCAGGTAGGTACTCACACCACCGAGAGTAATCATGGACCTAAAAGTCAAGAATTGACCTAGATCTAATAGCTAAATGAAAATTCACATCTAATAGGTGAGAGCAAACTCAAGTTTACATAACAAAGAGTCCAAACAAATTAAATCAATAATCGAAAGTTCACGTCATCAACATGTGATCGAGTAGCcaaaagaaggagaagaagaagttaattatttctaaaacttgtaaaaacaataaatatatatatatatatgaaaaaaaatagtatgaGAATAATGGATGTATAAAAATGTGTTCCCCAATGGTGAAGCAGCACTTGAAAAGTGGGAAAGGGTTATAATAATGTAGAAATGAGCCAATGAGGAAGAGACAACCAATATGGACTTTATGGTCTATTGATGAATCCCTAAAAAATGAGTGTACTAATTAACATATTTTGTTTAAAGTTTCTGCATGAATTCTTTAAACatgtttatatataaattattctgtattaaatctaaaaaattaatatccacttctatataaaaataaaaataaatagtcagattaattattttaaatactaataattttttagtctgtaataatacttaatttaattattgtttgtgtttaaaattaattttaattttcttataatgatattatacattaaatattcacaaaaattatattaaaattattgaattttttaataacttatttacataaaaatttcaattatgCACAATTCCAACCCTAATACTTTGTATTGTATTGAGCGAAATTCAAAATATGAAAACCATTTCTCTCTCTTCTATCCTATCCTATCCTACCCCACTCGCTGTTGCCGCGCGTGTTCAGGTCTCTACAGTCATCACTGTACCTTTTTCGGCACACTAGTCACTCTCACTTCATATAAATCTTAACTCATCatttttaacatgtttttttttttcaaaacatttttcttatttaaatttgGTTAAACTAatacattatttaatattttttcataattttgtttaattaataaaaaaatctcgTTGCTAATTGTATTTGTTAAGAAGTGAGCTTTAAGCCTAATGCAACATCATAGAACCGGttcaatgaggtgaggtttgcacccacttatatactataaaagggctttaagcctaactcaacctcatataATCGACtcaataaggtgaggtttgcacccacttatatactatggaaggttctaatctctagtcgatgtgggatctacAACAATATTAGATGAGATGTTATTATAATgtcattattttcaataaaagacAAATCAGacatcaaaataatataaaatatataagattTAGATAATTAAATATCATGCTATGTAACACATTTTTTTCTCGTTTACTAATATGAAAATTACACTTATTATTTTCACTATAACTTTGCAATCTGAACCTTCTCTTCAATGTTAATGTActattacatttaaaatttttgtcATTAGAGATTTTGTGTAATTTATATTTGTAGGTAACATTTTGACAATTAGACTAGTTATTGCTTCGatgaaatacattaatttaaggctttttatttaaataagtgaTTAAATTCTACTTAAACTGGTgttagtaaaataatattaaagaaatataatatcaaattttaactaccaaaactaaaatcttaataattaattaaatatcaatttaaaaattatatattaataataaaaattattttatatattaatattttttagtatctaaaataatatctaattcaATTAAAacagtaattaattttttttttaagattaatttatatttaatgattttattgtagataaaagatatataatatacattaatcaataaaaaatagtaagtattagttaatatttttaattcaataaactaaattattaaaattttaattaaaaacaacGTTTTGGTCTTTTAAAAACCTTTAACTGGCCTTTCAACTCTTTTTCCTAAATATAATCATtattaacttttaaaacaaaactttatGAATAGATGGTATATGATCATAATTTTTACGTCAACTTTAAAGCAACACTGTTAATTTTTCTAACTCTACCATTTCAACGTAACCTTGCCCTAATTTGCTAATTGTAGGAAGTGTGCattcttcaaatttttttttaaaagttttaatcttaaatttattaagataatattattaaaattaataactgTATTTGAAATATtgtctattttaaaattcagaatttatcacaattttatttttaaaaaatatttttataaattaaaaagtaaaaatatatttaataatgtgagatatattacatatataagTGTTTGATAATTATTGGTTGTTTAATTATGGTGATTTTGAATTTACTTTTTGGTGTCGAGATATTGTCCCACTTTTTGAGTGGATTTGCTTCAGACTTTGGTTATTCTTCTCTATCATCAACAATTATATTTTCCCACATTCTTAATTAtggataaataattttaaaaaatatttaaaaaaacaagagGTATCTTTATTGGTGTACTTTTCAACTCGTTTTTCTCCCTATTTTTTCATTGCACGATTCAAATAATTGGATCCTACAAATCAGTGTTTTCTGTGCACCACTAGTTAAgaaatcaattaataaaaatttttaTGTTTCCCTTAATAATGTTAATGTTATTAATGTATAAACTAAAGTATTCAAGAAATGTTAATAATAgagagaaaaattatgaaagaaATAGTTCCAAAGTTTATTGTAActgttttatattaataattgtattcaataatttaaaaagtatattaaacatgtttatttttatttaacactTTGTTATAGAATGTTCGAAGTATTTGCAGAAAAATTGATACAACTTtatattcaagaaaaaaaagagtcaTAATctgctattttttttatattatttgctATTTTGATTCTTGTTGTGGTGAAAAGAAAATATCCCAAATGAGTGTTTCTTTGAAGTGTAAAGAAAGGGTGAGAAACGtgataaaagtatttttatttttttgcctTCACTTTATACCTTACTAtgtatatatttcttttaatctATCCGTTCATACACCTTATATGGACATTgtcaaaattattaatttgaaagagaaaaaaatgttattaagtatttgataataaaatattaaaaaaataattatataaataacttataattattaatcataaaagtaaaataattaaaacaattatttctcAAATTACAAAGACTAGAAATAAAACTACTCAAGTAGAAAATCATAACAAACCTATCTTaaaatttgaagaataaaaataattttaaatttattaaaaatctaCTAATCAAataaagagtttatcaaaacaaaaacacacaaatcatcataaaaaataatataataattaactgAACTCATTATAACATTCTCTGAATCATAGATTATATGTGAAGTGAATTTATTTATCGATTCAACTATTGAACAAAGAtggttatattatttaaatatatatatatatatatatatatattaacaacgAAGATGAGCAAAGACTTAActataaatatcataaaataataacgaGTTGCAAAATTAACTTCATAACTTTTGCGAATCTTTGATAGATATAtaactattatattattattattattattattattattatttaggaTATCATTCTAATATTTCTTAGCATACAATTTATCAATGAATCTCTATTTCCAatttttcatgtattttttttaacttttcgcaaacaattttttttaattgaagcaAGTAATTTTTTGACAATCACACATATATTTAAACTATTtcacataatttatattttcccAAATACATTTTTTACATTGTTTTAATCACATAAAAATTACAATCCACAAATTAATAAATCAAATATGTTTTCAACtagttttatattaaaaaataaatttataatcttattcttttataatcatttataactttttttttctctttaatttaaataaggtaattttatttacaattttgtGAATAAGATTTAGTGTTTACTCGAAACAAGGATAAGTGACAAAGCCAGCACAAAAGAGTTGCCTCACTCACATCTTTCGACCAAAAACACGCTGTCGTTTACTCGGCCTTGTCCTCACCCAAGGGCGGGGACCACCGCCAACCGCCACAGCATCGCGTTCCAGAACCCCACGCGCAGCTGAAGCGTGACGTGTACCGAGCCTGGTCCCACCACGATCCCAGCAAATATGGTTAGCCCCTATGGATGGTCGCAACGTGGCCCTCTTGCTACTGTGCACGCGTTCCCTTTATATACACGGTGCTCCCCATCCAAAGAAAAAAACCTCACCCTCTCACCTCTCTCACCACTCTcacactctcactctcactctctgTCACCTTCACAGAAAATACTCAGACACCCACGTTCACACCTCGCACACACCATCCCTCCTTGTTTCTTCCTcatcccttcttcttcttcttctcttccttttttttccCTTCTTCATGGAATGATGGAACACAACATCATCGGCAACACCAACAACGGGATCGCACCGTTTGTCATAAAAACCTACAACATGGTTAACGATCCCACCACCGATAAACTCATCACGTGGGGCCCTGCCAACAACAGCTTCATCGTCCTCGATCCCCTCGACTTCTCCCACTCTCTGCTCCCTGCTTTCTTCAAGCACAACAACTTCTCCAGCTTCGTTCGCCAACTCAACACCTACGTTAGTATCACTCACCTCACTCTCTAACCCAACCAACAAATTCAATTCTTACACTTCTTTTTCAACAGTTCTTTGCTCTTAATTTATGCTTCCCCACAATGTAAACTTTTCATAAAAAACATGGATTACTCATTTCAATTTTGCAGTATCATTGAAGTCTTAAGTTTAATACAAATCTTTCCTAAATATATAGCTTTAAATTTCGAAGAAAAGGTTAGTTTTAATAATCGAATTTATATGTGAGTTATGGGCAACGTATAAATTACCCATGTAaagaatatgatttttttttgagttttgtTCAATTTGGACTGAACCCAGTTTCAGAAAGTTAGATTTTTCTTTCTGGGTATCTCTTGTTTTTTCTAAATTCGGGAgctttaatatgttttaatttatgttGGTTAGGCTTTCAGAAAGGTGGACCCGGATCGGTGGGAATTCGCGAACGAGTGGTTCCTGCGGGGGCAGAAGCATTTGTTGAGGAACATCGTGCGGCGGAAGCACGGCGGAGGGAGGAGCAACAATTCGCAATCGCATTTGCATGCCCTGAAGTTTGAGGAGTTGGACGACGATGCCATGGTGATGGAGATAGCGAGGTTGAAGGAGGAGCAGAAAGCTTTGGAGGAAGAGCTTCAAGGAATGAACAAGAGGTTAGAGACAACGGAAAAACGACCGCAACAAATGATGGCTTTTCTGTCGAAGGTTGTGGAAGACCCGCAGGTTCTCTCTCGGATTCtccgagaaagagaaaaaaaacaccTCGGCGAGAAAAAGCGACGCCTCCTCATTCCTCTGCCTTCGACGGCGGCgacctcctcctcctcctcctccggCATCAAGACGGAGTTCGAAGAAGACGAAGGTAACATCATGTCTTCATCGCCGGAGACGGGTTTGGAAATcgataataataacaatattatttgTTCGCCGGTGACGGCGGGGTATTGGGGGGAACAAGGGTGTTATGGGTATAATTGCGGCGGAGTAACGACGCCGTTGACGGTGGTGACGCCGGCTG
This region includes:
- the LOC137838073 gene encoding heat stress transcription factor C-1 codes for the protein MVSPYGWSQRGPLATVHAFPLYTRCSPSKEKNLTLSPLSPLSHSHSHSLSPSQKILRHPRSHLAHTIPPCFFLIPSSSSSLPFFSLLHGMMEHNIIGNTNNGIAPFVIKTYNMVNDPTTDKLITWGPANNSFIVLDPLDFSHSLLPAFFKHNNFSSFVRQLNTYAFRKVDPDRWEFANEWFLRGQKHLLRNIVRRKHGGGRSNNSQSHLHALKFEELDDDAMVMEIARLKEEQKALEEELQGMNKRLETTEKRPQQMMAFLSKVVEDPQVLSRILREREKKHLGEKKRRLLIPLPSTAATSSSSSSGIKTEFEEDEGNIMSSSPETGLEIDNNNNIICSPVTAGYWGEQGCYGYNCGGVTTPLTVVTPAAPAMGGGYLGRGSLFGEMAAEGSALPPYPFSLLEGGF